CGAAGACGAAACGCCTCCAGTTCCTCCTGAGTCTGGCCGAACGTCTCACGCTTCGCTCTCCACTGACGCGCGCGTGCGTGCGCTTGCCCTATCTTTACTCGGATTACTTCATCTTCCGCTTCCAAGCGGACGCGGGAGAACGTCCGCGCGCATGAGCTTCAGGAGGTGCGCGATGCCCACCGTTCCGCACGTCGAGCGACACTTTCAAGCGACGCCAACGATCCGCGATATCGTGATCGGCATGGCCGATGGATTGACTGTTCCCTTCGCGCTGGCGGCCGGTCTATCAGGTGTCGGAGCCTCGACAAGCGTCGTCGTGACGGCGGGACTGGCCGAGATCGCAGCCGGCGCGATCGCCATGGGACTGGGAGGATACTTGGCGGCCAAGACCGATCTCGAGCACTACCTGGCCGAGCAAATGCGCGAGCGACGCGAGACCGAGCGCATCCCCGAGGAAGAGGCGGAAGAGGTCGCGCAAATTTTCCGGGGCTATGGGCTCACGGACGAACAGATCGCTCCGCTAGTCGCCGCCATTCGCTCCGATCCCGACCGATGGGTCGACTTCATGATGCGCTTCGAACTGGGGCTCGAGCCTCCCGATCCCGTGCGCGCGCGAAAGAGCGCGTTCACCATCGGGCTCGCTTACATCGTCGGTGGCCTCATCCCCTTGTTCCCATACATCCTGCTGGATCAACTGCGGACCGCTCTTCGAGTTTCGGTCTTCGTGACGCCGTTGGCACTTCTGCTGTTCGGATACGTCAAAGGACGGCTGACGGGAATTCGCCCGTGGCGCAGTGCGTTGCAGACGCTCTTCATCGGTAGTCTGGCGGCGACTACAGCCTTCCTGCTCGCTCGCATAATCGGATGAGGCACGCCGCTGGGTTCAGCCCACATCCTTCTCTCAACGCTCGATCACTCGCTCCAAGCGCTCGACCAAGACAAGGAGGGCCTCGATCTCCGGATCGAGCATCTGCCCCAACTGAGGAGCGACTTCGCCATATCCCCGCAGCTTGCTGGCCCGACAATCCGAGAGCACGGCCCAGAAATGCGCGAAATATCCCCGCAACAGACTGCGCACGTCCCTGCGCTGTGGGTGCAACTGAAACCGCTCGCGAAACCGTTGCAACAGATCCCGAATCTGCGCGATCGTCGCCCGAATCCGCGCCCGCTCCTCGGGCGTGAGATCGCTCGTCACCTCAAACATCTCACCTTGAGGAAGGTCCGCGGACAAATACAGTCGCTCCACCTCCAAGAGAGCCCGATCGAAAAGTCCAAGGCTCACCTCTAAGCGACGTCGCTGATGCTCATTGAGCATGCTCATCCCCTCCTGCGATGAGCCGTGCGAATGCCTCTTCTGCCGCTCTCCTCACGCGCACGGCCCCTTGCACCGTGCAGCGTCGCAAGAACTCTCGCGCGCT
The Blastocatellia bacterium genome window above contains:
- a CDS encoding VIT1/CCC1 transporter family protein; translated protein: MPTVPHVERHFQATPTIRDIVIGMADGLTVPFALAAGLSGVGASTSVVVTAGLAEIAAGAIAMGLGGYLAAKTDLEHYLAEQMRERRETERIPEEEAEEVAQIFRGYGLTDEQIAPLVAAIRSDPDRWVDFMMRFELGLEPPDPVRARKSAFTIGLAYIVGGLIPLFPYILLDQLRTALRVSVFVTPLALLLFGYVKGRLTGIRPWRSALQTLFIGSLAATTAFLLARIIG